The following proteins are co-located in the Gigantopelta aegis isolate Gae_Host chromosome 5, Gae_host_genome, whole genome shotgun sequence genome:
- the LOC121373524 gene encoding uncharacterized protein LOC121373524 isoform X1 produces MAVLSTPGTAFLWILILNVCLSTAQWQMATRWAANLIKVNTGLLTADQYFDIASDVGLFSEFFAPFNTFLYMTVDQFGDLGIPFSRVRADNPHLPAHFAETPVEYSGAPKTNLQREHQSTTKHSIHRSNPGPQMDIRHQRVRAQMDYMNKFGTFNGMRETTSVATTTMTTKMTTTTENLKRPQQRRLPSYPASTTPREEAPGTVYSAAKQLDARESAGDNIRLPHRGHIERPASRISNSRIPHRGQTETPEAASIHTRLPNRGHIKSPASGGNHNRIADRVQTKPPGSIKSVLRHSNGAQNRSNSKLSHSPHGPGIPHVTQGDGLKNQQNEGGVVLNGPADLKEVQKAKPQAKTAEGNAHGSDRPRQEVVTPIAITTEPTRDPVVKLLIDSHKTAIPSSIAHESASSRGMSQSIERLQPGKELLPNRETPPAKEVLPNKDMPPIRRRPLGRERSPNGEPPPNIRIPPTRRLPPPRGMPPARRLPPNRGVSPGDTNRKTSPSSPQRTKSTLGRLFSFPNMDALNAFLAQAFTSLLQIYSSAKTKISQGRSVPSAFSRTSLMKMIARMKRSRLNDSQGVMDVTRMPVTTTEAPPLVLFYPSSEVEASKPPAKVVSNRPHRQRDRNVGSRFSHSKPTVSRTIRRKVLLEPVSRRLTTGSRRGNEFTDLRLMQLQMKQAQRNTQHMHGDWSDGIHTYTRTRDPYSRGNVNVFRQFHGPHVSFDRRNRGSFLVGESSYQRRKIQQMDERSRREKRRRLQLALLLRKHNEQREHMPGRNLSNARRTAAKSPDLHPINSLMRIAPPKPQKNQTLLTRNAVWYRPNTRKSLMQRSG; encoded by the exons ATGGCAGTGTTGTCGACGCCCGGTACAGCATTCCTGTGGATACTGATTCTAAACG taTGTCTGTCGACAGCTCAGTGGCAAATGGCTACAAGGTGGGCGGCCAACTTGATTAAAGTCAACACAG GATTGCTCACGGCTGATCAGTATT TTGATATTGCTTCTGATGTCGGACTGTTTTCGG aaTTTTTTGCTCCATTCAACACATTCT tGTACATGACGGTTGATCAGTTTG GAGACCTTGGGATTCCTTTCAGTAGGGTGAGAGCTGACAACCCAC ACTTACCAGCCCACTTTGCTGAAACCCCAGTGGAATATTCAG GCGCACCAAAAACGAATCTTCAAAGAGAACACCAGTCTACAACTAAACATAGCATTCACAGATCGAACCCAGGCCCTCAGATGG ATATACGTCACCAAAGAGTACGAG ctcAGATGGACTACATGAATAAATTTG GAACATTTAATGGAATGCGTGAAACTACATCGGTAgcgacgacgacgatgacgacGAAGATGACGACCACAACAGAAAATCTCAAACGTCCACAACAACGTCGTCTACCTTCCTATCCTGCTTCAACTACACCGAGAGAGGAGGCACCGGGGACAGTGTATTCTGCAGCCAAACAACTAGATGCTAGAGAATCTGCAGGTGATAACATCAGGCTACCTCATCGTGGGCACATAGAGAGACCAGCTTCTAGAATTAGTAACAGCAGAATTCCACATCGTGGACAAACAGAGACACCTGAGGCTGCTAGTATTCACACCAGGTTACCCAACCGTGGGCACATAAAGTCCCCAGCATCTGGAGGCAATCACAACAGAATTGCTGATCGTGTACAAACCAAGCCACCTGGTTCTATCAAAAGTGTTCTCAGGCATTCTAATGGTGCACAGAATAGATCAAATTCAAAGCTGTCCCACAGTCCACATGGTCCCGGGATACCTCACGTTACCCAAGGAGATGGTCTGAAGAATCAGCAGAATGAAGGAGGGGTGGTTCTGAATGGTCCAGCGGATTTGAAAGAGGTTCAGAAAGCGAAACCACAAGCGAAGACAGCTGAGGGTAATGCACATGGATCAGACAGGCCAAGACAAGAGGTTGTAACACCGATCGCAATTACAACTGAACCCACTCGTGATCCTGTGGTAAAACTGCTGATAGACTCTCATAAAACAGCAATTCCGAGCAGCATAGCTCACGAATCTGCATCTAGTAGAGGAATGTCACAATCAATTGAAAGACTCCAGCCCGGCAAAGAGTTGCTACCAAACAGAGAGACGCCACCAGCTAAAGAAGTACTACCAAATAAAGATATGCCACCCATAAGGCGGCGCCCACTAGGAAGAGAACGTTCACCAAATGGAGAACCGCCACCAAACATTCGTATTCCACCTACAAGAAGACTCCCACCTCCAAGAGGTATGCCGCCAGCTAGAAGGTTACCACCAAACAGAGGAGTTTCACCAGGGGATACAAATAGGAAAACTAGTCCTAGTTCTCCTCAAAGGACAAAGTCCACTTTAGGAAGATTATTTTCTTTTCCAAATATGGACGCCCTGAATGCATTCCTTGCTCAGGCTTTCACGTCTCTGCTACAGATTTATTCCAGTGCAAAGACAAAGATTTCTCAAGGACGCAGTGTTCCTTCTGCCTTTTCCAGAACCAGTTTGATGAAAATGATCGCCAGGATGAAGCGGAGCCGTCTCAATGATTCACAAGGGGTGATGGACGTAACACGCATGCCTGTAACGACTACAGAAGCACCCCCTTTAGTTCTCTTCTACCCATCGAGTGAAGTTGAAGCTTCAAAGCCACCTGCGAAGGTCGTATCAAATCGTCCACACAGACAGCGAGACAGGAATGTTGGTTCTAGGTTCTCTCATTCTAAACCGACAGTGAGTAGGACTATCCGCCGGAAAGTGTTGCTAGAACCTGTGTCCAGAAGGTTAACGACGGGAAGTCGCCGAGGAAACGAGTTTACGGATTTGCGGCTTATGCAGTTGCAGATGAAACAAGCACAGCGGAATACTCAGCATATGCACGGGGATTGGTCTGAtggcatacacacatacacacgaacACGTGATCCTTACTCACGTGGAAATGTGAATGTGTTTCGTCAGTTCCACGGGCCACACGTCTCCTTTGACAGAAGGAATAGGGGATCATTTCTCGTTGGGGAATCGTCTTACCAAAGACGAAAAATCCAGCAGATGGACGAAAGAAGCAGACGTGAAAAACGTCGACGTCTTCAATTAGCTTTGTTGTTAAGGAAACATAACGAACAACGTGAACATATGCCTGGTAGAAATCTCTCGAATGCAAGACGAACAGCAGCAAAGTCTCCCGATCTGCATCCGATTAATTCCTTAATGCGAATTGCTCCACCAAAGCCACAGAAGAACCAAACGTTACTAACACGTAATGCAGTTTGGTACAG
- the LOC121373524 gene encoding uncharacterized protein LOC121373524 isoform X2, with translation MDIRHQRVRAQMDYMNKFGTFNGMRETTSVATTTMTTKMTTTTENLKRPQQRRLPSYPASTTPREEAPGTVYSAAKQLDARESAGDNIRLPHRGHIERPASRISNSRIPHRGQTETPEAASIHTRLPNRGHIKSPASGGNHNRIADRVQTKPPGSIKSVLRHSNGAQNRSNSKLSHSPHGPGIPHVTQGDGLKNQQNEGGVVLNGPADLKEVQKAKPQAKTAEGNAHGSDRPRQEVVTPIAITTEPTRDPVVKLLIDSHKTAIPSSIAHESASSRGMSQSIERLQPGKELLPNRETPPAKEVLPNKDMPPIRRRPLGRERSPNGEPPPNIRIPPTRRLPPPRGMPPARRLPPNRGVSPGDTNRKTSPSSPQRTKSTLGRLFSFPNMDALNAFLAQAFTSLLQIYSSAKTKISQGRSVPSAFSRTSLMKMIARMKRSRLNDSQGVMDVTRMPVTTTEAPPLVLFYPSSEVEASKPPAKVVSNRPHRQRDRNVGSRFSHSKPTVSRTIRRKVLLEPVSRRLTTGSRRGNEFTDLRLMQLQMKQAQRNTQHMHGDWSDGIHTYTRTRDPYSRGNVNVFRQFHGPHVSFDRRNRGSFLVGESSYQRRKIQQMDERSRREKRRRLQLALLLRKHNEQREHMPGRNLSNARRTAAKSPDLHPINSLMRIAPPKPQKNQTLLTRNAVWYRPNTRKSLMQRSG, from the exons ATGG ATATACGTCACCAAAGAGTACGAG ctcAGATGGACTACATGAATAAATTTG GAACATTTAATGGAATGCGTGAAACTACATCGGTAgcgacgacgacgatgacgacGAAGATGACGACCACAACAGAAAATCTCAAACGTCCACAACAACGTCGTCTACCTTCCTATCCTGCTTCAACTACACCGAGAGAGGAGGCACCGGGGACAGTGTATTCTGCAGCCAAACAACTAGATGCTAGAGAATCTGCAGGTGATAACATCAGGCTACCTCATCGTGGGCACATAGAGAGACCAGCTTCTAGAATTAGTAACAGCAGAATTCCACATCGTGGACAAACAGAGACACCTGAGGCTGCTAGTATTCACACCAGGTTACCCAACCGTGGGCACATAAAGTCCCCAGCATCTGGAGGCAATCACAACAGAATTGCTGATCGTGTACAAACCAAGCCACCTGGTTCTATCAAAAGTGTTCTCAGGCATTCTAATGGTGCACAGAATAGATCAAATTCAAAGCTGTCCCACAGTCCACATGGTCCCGGGATACCTCACGTTACCCAAGGAGATGGTCTGAAGAATCAGCAGAATGAAGGAGGGGTGGTTCTGAATGGTCCAGCGGATTTGAAAGAGGTTCAGAAAGCGAAACCACAAGCGAAGACAGCTGAGGGTAATGCACATGGATCAGACAGGCCAAGACAAGAGGTTGTAACACCGATCGCAATTACAACTGAACCCACTCGTGATCCTGTGGTAAAACTGCTGATAGACTCTCATAAAACAGCAATTCCGAGCAGCATAGCTCACGAATCTGCATCTAGTAGAGGAATGTCACAATCAATTGAAAGACTCCAGCCCGGCAAAGAGTTGCTACCAAACAGAGAGACGCCACCAGCTAAAGAAGTACTACCAAATAAAGATATGCCACCCATAAGGCGGCGCCCACTAGGAAGAGAACGTTCACCAAATGGAGAACCGCCACCAAACATTCGTATTCCACCTACAAGAAGACTCCCACCTCCAAGAGGTATGCCGCCAGCTAGAAGGTTACCACCAAACAGAGGAGTTTCACCAGGGGATACAAATAGGAAAACTAGTCCTAGTTCTCCTCAAAGGACAAAGTCCACTTTAGGAAGATTATTTTCTTTTCCAAATATGGACGCCCTGAATGCATTCCTTGCTCAGGCTTTCACGTCTCTGCTACAGATTTATTCCAGTGCAAAGACAAAGATTTCTCAAGGACGCAGTGTTCCTTCTGCCTTTTCCAGAACCAGTTTGATGAAAATGATCGCCAGGATGAAGCGGAGCCGTCTCAATGATTCACAAGGGGTGATGGACGTAACACGCATGCCTGTAACGACTACAGAAGCACCCCCTTTAGTTCTCTTCTACCCATCGAGTGAAGTTGAAGCTTCAAAGCCACCTGCGAAGGTCGTATCAAATCGTCCACACAGACAGCGAGACAGGAATGTTGGTTCTAGGTTCTCTCATTCTAAACCGACAGTGAGTAGGACTATCCGCCGGAAAGTGTTGCTAGAACCTGTGTCCAGAAGGTTAACGACGGGAAGTCGCCGAGGAAACGAGTTTACGGATTTGCGGCTTATGCAGTTGCAGATGAAACAAGCACAGCGGAATACTCAGCATATGCACGGGGATTGGTCTGAtggcatacacacatacacacgaacACGTGATCCTTACTCACGTGGAAATGTGAATGTGTTTCGTCAGTTCCACGGGCCACACGTCTCCTTTGACAGAAGGAATAGGGGATCATTTCTCGTTGGGGAATCGTCTTACCAAAGACGAAAAATCCAGCAGATGGACGAAAGAAGCAGACGTGAAAAACGTCGACGTCTTCAATTAGCTTTGTTGTTAAGGAAACATAACGAACAACGTGAACATATGCCTGGTAGAAATCTCTCGAATGCAAGACGAACAGCAGCAAAGTCTCCCGATCTGCATCCGATTAATTCCTTAATGCGAATTGCTCCACCAAAGCCACAGAAGAACCAAACGTTACTAACACGTAATGCAGTTTGGTACAG
- the LOC121373526 gene encoding uncharacterized protein LOC121373526: MVDRERLHQSLIEGYGRANVELSKKTVQLEVAKVWKEMKKEPEDLTRHVSRKLQEWKQLEMKRRGRLFSFWSKVPKTDLEKSGVNDESEMNGNTAIVGEEEKDTHQSVKESQTTVHTAPKQEKLEAAISKINEDLNNLYKKKHQGLLSKTECEELKKKTDRTG; the protein is encoded by the exons atggttgaCAGAGAAAGATTACACCAATCTCTAATTGAAGGGTATGGACGAGCTAACGTAGAGTTGTCCAAAAAGACGGTTCAACTTGAAGTTGCTAAAGTTTGGAAGGAAATGAAGAAGGAACCAGAGGATCTCACACGGCACGTCTCTAGAAAGCTTCAAGAATGGAAACAACTTGAAATGAAACGCAGAGgacgtttgttttctttttggtcAAAG GTTCCAAAAACAGACCTAGAAAAATCGGGTGTGAATGATGAATCTGAGATGAATGGAAACACTGCGATCGTTGGAGAGGAAGAAAAGGACACCCATCAGTCAGTAAAAGAAAGCCAAACCACTGTTCATACAGCTCCGAAGCAAGAAAAACTTGAAGCTGCTATATCTAAAATAAATGAGGATCTTAACAATTTGTACAAGAAAAAACATCAAGGATTGCTCTCAAAGACAGAATGTGaagaactgaagaaaaaaacagacaGAACTGGATAG